The following are encoded in a window of Qipengyuania soli genomic DNA:
- the rpsM gene encoding 30S ribosomal protein S13 yields MARIAGVNIPTNKRVIIALTYIHGIGRTTALEIADKLGIDHARRVQDLSDEEVLRIRETIDADYTVEGDLRRNTAMNIKRLMDLKSFRGLRHRAGLPVRGQRTHTNARTRKGKAKPIAGKKK; encoded by the coding sequence GTGGCTCGTATTGCCGGGGTAAACATCCCCACCAACAAGCGCGTTATCATCGCGCTGACCTATATTCACGGTATCGGCCGTACCACGGCCCTCGAGATCGCCGACAAGCTCGGTATCGACCACGCTCGCCGCGTGCAGGACCTTTCCGATGAGGAAGTGCTGCGCATCCGCGAGACGATCGACGCCGACTACACTGTCGAAGGCGACCTGCGCCGCAACACCGCGATGAACATCAAGCGCCTGATGGACCTCAAGTCCTTCCGCGGCCTTCGTCATCGTGCCGGCCTGCCCGTCCGCGGCCAGCGCACCCACACCAACGCCCGCACCCGCAAGGGTAAGG
- a CDS encoding SRPBCC family protein, which translates to MHRFATAIALFSAAPVAAEVVETRADGFVTRDTVTVATTSMKTWLALTKPGDWWTDAHTWSGDASNMTLVPQAGGCFCEKVPGEDRKDGFSLDGSVQHMTVIQSYPLKVLRMRGGLGPLQGEPATGVLTITLKGVEGGTRVLWEYNVGGPMRYKIDEISKAVDGVMTQQLRALRDHLGPLDTAEDRETAATENPSPDSLEAEIDSLGQD; encoded by the coding sequence ATGCACCGTTTCGCCACCGCCATAGCGCTGTTTTCTGCCGCACCTGTGGCAGCCGAAGTCGTTGAAACTCGCGCAGATGGATTCGTGACCCGTGACACGGTTACGGTCGCGACTACAAGCATGAAGACCTGGCTGGCACTGACCAAGCCGGGTGATTGGTGGACTGACGCCCATACCTGGTCGGGCGATGCCTCAAACATGACTCTGGTACCGCAGGCCGGGGGCTGCTTCTGCGAAAAGGTGCCTGGCGAGGACCGCAAGGATGGTTTCTCGCTCGATGGCAGTGTCCAGCACATGACCGTCATCCAGTCCTATCCGCTCAAGGTCCTACGCATGCGCGGCGGGCTTGGCCCGCTGCAGGGTGAACCCGCCACCGGGGTCCTCACCATCACACTGAAAGGGGTCGAAGGGGGCACCCGGGTGCTGTGGGAATACAATGTCGGTGGCCCCATGCGCTACAAGATCGACGAGATCTCGAAAGCGGTTGATGGCGTGATGACGCAGCAGTTGCGGGCGCTTCGCGATCACCTCGGGCCGCTAGATACCGCCGAGGATCGGGAGACCGCGGCTACCGAGAACCCTTCTCCTGACAGCCTGGAGGCGGAAATCGACAGCCTCGGGCAGGATTGA
- a CDS encoding adenylate kinase has protein sequence MDIILLGPPGAGKGTQAQRLEEHHGMRQLSTGDMLRAAVKAGTPVGIKAKAIMDRGDLVSDDIVSELIDAELTAMGPDTGAIFDGYPRTEAQAEMLDSILARHGRKLDHVIELEVNEDALVERITGRFTCANCGEGYHDTFKQPEKPGVCDKCGSTEFKRRPDDNEETVRNRMAVYRNETAPILPGYEARGIVSRVDGMAAIGEVTHAIDAILSR, from the coding sequence ATGGACATTATCCTTCTTGGCCCTCCGGGCGCTGGCAAGGGCACGCAGGCACAACGCCTCGAGGAGCATCACGGGATGCGCCAGCTGTCGACCGGCGACATGCTTCGCGCGGCAGTGAAGGCAGGAACCCCGGTCGGCATCAAGGCGAAGGCGATCATGGATCGCGGCGACCTCGTTTCGGACGACATCGTGAGCGAGCTCATCGATGCGGAACTGACCGCGATGGGGCCAGACACGGGCGCTATTTTCGACGGCTATCCCCGCACCGAAGCCCAGGCCGAGATGCTTGACAGTATCCTCGCAAGGCATGGCCGCAAGCTCGACCATGTGATCGAACTGGAAGTGAACGAAGACGCGCTCGTCGAGCGCATCACCGGTCGGTTTACCTGCGCCAATTGTGGCGAAGGCTATCACGATACGTTCAAGCAACCCGAGAAGCCGGGTGTTTGCGACAAGTGCGGGTCGACCGAATTCAAGCGTCGCCCCGACGACAACGAAGAGACCGTTCGCAATCGAATGGCGGTCTATCGCAACGAAACCGCGCCGATCCTGCCCGGCTACGAAGCGCGCGGCATCGTCAGCCGTGTCGATGGCATGGCCGCTATCGGTGAAGTGACGCACGCGATCGACGCGATCCTCTCGCGCTGA
- the secY gene encoding preprotein translocase subunit SecY: MASRADNIASNLSLANFSKATELKNRIWFTIGALIVFRFLSFVPLPGVNPLILSDLYDQTRGGILDLFNTFSGGSLERMSLIALGVMPYITASIVVQLAAALHPSLAALKKEGGAGRQKLNQYTRYGTVFLCAIQGWFLASGLESYGAQSGLQAVVEPGLMFRIGAVISLVGGTMFLLWLGEQITSRGIGNGVSLIIMAGIVAQFPTFVSNMGKGYSEGSISTGTIVGFIVMAVLLILGICFFERAQRRLLIQYPKRATQRGMMQADRSHLPLKLNTAGVIPPIFASSLLLLPLTITQFAGNSVDTDTTFGSILQTVLQYLQHGQPLYMALYAIGIIFFCFFYTAIVFNPEETSENLKKNGGFIPGIRPGKRTEEYLDYVLTRITVIGAIYLTIVCVIPEWGIAQTGVPLFLGGTSLLIVVNVTVDTISQIQSHLLAHQYGDLIKKAKLKGRLR, translated from the coding sequence ATGGCATCACGCGCCGACAATATCGCGAGCAACCTCAGTCTCGCCAATTTCTCGAAAGCCACCGAGCTCAAGAACCGTATCTGGTTCACCATCGGCGCGCTGATCGTCTTCCGCTTCCTGAGCTTCGTGCCGCTGCCGGGCGTTAATCCGCTCATCCTCAGCGACCTGTACGATCAGACCCGCGGTGGCATCCTCGACCTGTTCAACACATTTTCGGGCGGCAGCCTTGAGCGCATGAGTCTCATCGCGCTCGGCGTCATGCCCTACATTACGGCCTCGATCGTGGTGCAGCTGGCGGCTGCTTTGCATCCGAGTCTCGCCGCGCTGAAGAAAGAGGGCGGGGCAGGGCGTCAGAAGCTCAACCAGTATACCCGCTACGGCACGGTCTTCCTGTGCGCGATCCAGGGTTGGTTCCTTGCATCCGGCCTTGAAAGCTACGGTGCGCAAAGCGGCCTCCAGGCCGTCGTCGAACCGGGCCTGATGTTCCGCATAGGTGCCGTCATCAGCCTTGTCGGCGGGACCATGTTCCTCCTCTGGCTGGGTGAACAGATCACCAGTCGCGGCATCGGCAACGGCGTGTCGCTGATCATCATGGCCGGTATCGTCGCCCAGTTCCCGACATTCGTCAGCAACATGGGCAAGGGCTATTCGGAAGGTTCGATTTCGACCGGTACGATCGTCGGCTTCATCGTTATGGCGGTGCTGCTGATCCTTGGCATCTGCTTCTTCGAGCGCGCCCAACGGCGCCTTCTCATCCAGTATCCCAAGCGCGCGACGCAGCGCGGGATGATGCAGGCCGACCGTTCGCACCTGCCGCTCAAGCTCAATACTGCGGGTGTCATCCCGCCGATCTTTGCCAGCTCGCTGCTTCTGCTGCCGCTGACGATCACCCAGTTCGCGGGCAATTCCGTGGACACCGATACGACCTTTGGCTCGATCCTCCAGACCGTGCTGCAGTACCTCCAGCATGGCCAGCCGCTTTACATGGCGCTCTACGCCATCGGCATCATCTTCTTCTGCTTCTTCTACACGGCGATCGTCTTCAATCCTGAAGAGACGTCGGAGAACCTGAAGAAGAATGGCGGCTTCATCCCGGGCATCCGTCCGGGCAAGCGCACCGAGGAGTATCTCGACTACGTGCTGACGCGTATCACCGTGATCGGCGCGATCTACCTGACCATCGTCTGCGTCATTCCCGAATGGGGCATCGCGCAAACGGGCGTACCGCTGTTCCTCGGCGGGACCAGCCTGCTGATCGTGGTCAACGTTACGGTCGACACGATCAGCCAGATCCAGTCGCACCTGCTGGCGCATCAGTATGGCGATCTCATCAAAAAGGCCAAGTTGAAGGGGCGCCTGCGTTAA
- the rplO gene encoding 50S ribosomal protein L15: MKLNDLRDNEGARKSRIRVGRGIGSGKGKTGGRGQKGQKSRSGVAIKGFEGGQMPLHMRLPKRGFNNPFAKDYAEVNLGMVQKFIDAKKLDTKKTLDHEALQAAGLARGGKDGVRLLGKGELTTKVTFKVAGASKGAIEAVEKAGGKVEIIEKAQPEHEKKAARAEANKAKKAK; encoded by the coding sequence ATGAAACTGAACGATCTCCGCGACAACGAAGGCGCCCGTAAGTCCCGCATCCGCGTGGGCCGTGGCATCGGCTCGGGCAAGGGCAAGACTGGCGGCCGTGGCCAGAAGGGCCAAAAGAGCCGTTCGGGCGTCGCCATCAAGGGCTTCGAAGGCGGCCAGATGCCGCTTCACATGCGCCTGCCGAAGCGTGGCTTCAACAACCCCTTCGCCAAGGACTATGCCGAAGTGAACCTGGGCATGGTCCAGAAGTTCATCGACGCCAAGAAGCTCGACACCAAGAAGACCCTCGACCACGAAGCGCTGCAGGCTGCTGGCCTCGCTCGCGGTGGCAAGGACGGCGTCCGTCTGCTCGGCAAGGGCGAACTGACGACCAAGGTCACCTTCAAGGTTGCCGGCGCGTCGAAGGGCGCGATCGAGGCGGTCGAAAAGGCTGGCGGCAAGGTCGAGATCATCGAGAAGGCCCAGCCCGAGCACGAGAAAAAGGCTGCTCGCGCCGAAGCCAACAAGGCCAAGAAGGCCAAGTAA
- the rpmD gene encoding 50S ribosomal protein L30, giving the protein MAKNSTIKIKQVGSPIRRPESQRKILIGLGLNKMHKIVERQDTPEVRGAIAKIPHLVQIVD; this is encoded by the coding sequence ATGGCCAAGAACAGCACCATCAAGATCAAGCAGGTCGGTTCGCCGATCCGCCGTCCGGAAAGCCAGCGCAAGATCCTCATCGGTCTTGGGCTGAACAAGATGCACAAGATCGTCGAGCGCCAGGACACCCCCGAGGTGCGTGGCGCGATTGCGAAGATCCCGCATCTCGTCCAGATCGTCGACTGA
- the rpsE gene encoding 30S ribosomal protein S5, with protein MADENKNEETVAAETEHAVTNEQPAIADTPSEAADNQSAAQGDEGQPQERQGRGRGRGGERGEGRGRGRGRDDRRGKREEEDDGIIEKLVHINRVSKTVKGGKRFGFAALVVVGDGSGRVGFGHGKAREVPEAISKATASARKKMIRVPLKEGRTLHHDGNGRFGAGKVTVRTAPPGTGIIAGGPMRAVFESLGVADVVTKSVGTSNPYNMIRATFDALQDQTSPKSVAQRRGKKVADLLGRGGASEAEAEADAAAIAE; from the coding sequence ATGGCTGACGAAAACAAGAACGAAGAAACCGTGGCTGCCGAGACCGAGCACGCGGTGACCAACGAGCAGCCGGCAATCGCCGACACGCCGTCCGAAGCCGCCGACAACCAGTCGGCTGCCCAGGGCGACGAGGGCCAGCCGCAGGAACGCCAGGGCCGTGGCCGTGGTCGCGGTGGCGAGCGTGGCGAAGGCCGCGGTCGTGGCCGTGGTCGCGACGATCGTCGCGGCAAGCGCGAGGAAGAAGACGACGGCATCATCGAGAAGCTCGTCCACATCAACCGCGTCAGCAAGACGGTGAAGGGCGGCAAGCGCTTCGGTTTCGCTGCGCTGGTCGTCGTGGGTGATGGCTCGGGTCGCGTCGGCTTCGGCCACGGCAAGGCCCGCGAAGTGCCGGAAGCCATTTCGAAGGCGACTGCCTCGGCGCGCAAGAAGATGATCCGCGTTCCGCTGAAGGAGGGCCGCACCCTCCATCACGACGGCAATGGTCGCTTCGGTGCCGGCAAGGTCACCGTCCGCACCGCGCCTCCGGGTACCGGCATCATCGCCGGTGGTCCGATGCGCGCCGTGTTCGAGAGCCTCGGCGTTGCCGACGTGGTGACCAAGTCGGTCGGCACCTCGAACCCCTACAACATGATCCGCGCCACCTTCGACGCGCTGCAGGACCAGACTTCGCCGAAGTCGGTGGCCCAGCGTCGCGGTAAGAAGGTTGCCGACCTGCTGGGTCGCGGCGGGGCATCGGAGGCCGAGGCTGAAGCCGACGCCGCCGCTATCGCGGAGTAA
- the rplR gene encoding 50S ribosomal protein L18 codes for MAKLSLFERRRRRVRTALKSVSGGKPRLSVHRTGKHIYAQIIDDAAGKTLAAASTLGAKNSGANVDAAKQVGSDIAAAAKKAGVTTVVFDRGGFLFHGRVKALADAAREGGLEF; via the coding sequence ATGGCAAAGCTTTCCCTCTTCGAACGCCGCCGCCGCCGCGTCCGTACCGCTCTCAAGAGCGTTTCGGGCGGCAAGCCGCGCCTTTCGGTCCACCGCACCGGCAAGCACATCTACGCGCAGATCATCGACGACGCCGCGGGCAAGACCCTCGCCGCCGCCTCGACGCTCGGTGCGAAGAACTCGGGTGCCAATGTCGACGCCGCCAAGCAGGTCGGTAGCGACATCGCCGCCGCAGCCAAGAAGGCCGGTGTGACCACCGTCGTGTTCGATCGCGGCGGCTTCCTGTTCCATGGCCGCGTCAAGGCGCTGGCCGACGCCGCTCGCGAAGGCGGGCTGGAGTTCTGA
- the rplF gene encoding 50S ribosomal protein L6, with translation MSRIGKKPVAIPSGVTAAIDNGMLNVKGPKGTLSMGLSDLVEYKLEDGEIAVKPANDTKAARSHWGMQRTLVSNLVEGVTDGFTKVLEITGVGYRANAQGKKLKLQLGYSHDVDLDVPEGLEVKTPDQTTVEISGIDKQAVGQFAAEVRRWRKPEPYKGKGIKYRGEYIFRKEGKKK, from the coding sequence ATGAGCCGCATCGGCAAGAAGCCGGTAGCGATCCCGAGCGGGGTCACTGCCGCCATCGATAACGGCATGCTCAACGTGAAGGGTCCCAAGGGCACCCTTTCGATGGGTCTGTCGGACCTGGTCGAGTACAAGCTCGAAGACGGCGAAATCGCAGTCAAGCCGGCGAACGACACCAAGGCTGCCCGCAGCCACTGGGGCATGCAGCGCACGCTCGTGTCGAACCTCGTCGAAGGCGTGACCGACGGTTTCACCAAGGTCCTCGAGATCACCGGCGTCGGCTACCGTGCCAATGCGCAGGGCAAGAAGCTCAAGCTTCAGCTAGGCTATTCGCACGACGTCGACCTCGATGTTCCCGAAGGTCTCGAAGTGAAGACCCCCGACCAGACCACCGTGGAGATTTCCGGCATCGACAAGCAGGCCGTTGGCCAGTTTGCCGCCGAAGTCCGCCGCTGGCGCAAGCCCGAACCCTACAAGGGCAAGGGCATCAAGTACCGCGGCGAATACATCTTCCGCAAGGAAGGGAAGAAGAAGTAA
- the rpsH gene encoding 30S ribosomal protein S8: MAMTDPLGDMLTRIRNGQRAKKDSVLSPASKLRANVLEVLQREGYIRGFSDDTSGKHPQLRIELKYFEGEPAIKHVARVSKPGRRVYSGSKELPVVRNGLGITIVSTPRGVLSDAEARSQNVGGEVLAEVF; the protein is encoded by the coding sequence ATGGCTATGACCGATCCCCTGGGTGATATGCTCACCCGTATCCGCAACGGCCAGCGCGCGAAGAAGGACAGCGTCCTTTCGCCCGCCAGCAAGCTGCGTGCGAACGTCCTCGAAGTGCTCCAGCGTGAAGGCTACATCCGTGGCTTCAGCGACGACACCTCGGGCAAGCACCCGCAGCTGCGGATCGAACTGAAGTATTTCGAGGGCGAACCTGCGATCAAGCATGTCGCTCGCGTCTCCAAGCCTGGCCGCCGCGTCTACTCGGGTTCGAAAGAACTCCCGGTTGTTCGCAACGGCCTTGGCATCACCATCGTCTCGACGCCGAGGGGCGTGCTTTCCGACGCGGAAGCCCGTTCGCAGAACGTCGGCGGCGAAGTGCTGGCGGAGGTGTTCTGA
- the rpsN gene encoding 30S ribosomal protein S14, which yields MAKLSSINKNERRKKLVKQYADKYAKLKAIADDKNADETERLMARLKMAELPRNANPTRVRNRCSTTGRPRGYYRKFGLCRVELRDLGNKGLIPGLTKSSW from the coding sequence ATGGCGAAACTGAGTTCGATCAACAAGAACGAGCGTCGCAAGAAGCTCGTCAAGCAGTATGCGGACAAGTACGCGAAGCTGAAGGCTATCGCTGACGACAAGAATGCCGACGAGACCGAGCGCCTGATGGCCCGCCTCAAGATGGCTGAATTGCCGCGCAATGCGAACCCGACGCGTGTTCGCAACCGCTGCTCCACCACCGGCCGCCCGCGCGGCTACTACCGCAAGTTCGGGCTTTGCCGCGTCGAACTGCGCGACCTCGGCAACAAGGGCCTGATTCCGGGCCTGACCAAGTCGAGCTGGTGA
- the rplE gene encoding 50S ribosomal protein L5, with protein sequence MADYTPRMRKRYDDVIVKAMTEKFGYKNAMEVPKLEKVTLNMGVGEASQDKKKVQTAAEEMALIAGQKPVITKAKKSIAQFKLREGMPIGCKVTLRRERMYEFMDRLVTVAMPRIRDFRGLNPKSFDGRGNYAMGLKEQIVFPEISYDKIEKVRGMDIIVTTTAKTDEEARELLRLFGFPFPAEASEEKEAA encoded by the coding sequence ATGGCTGATTATACCCCCCGCATGCGCAAGCGCTACGACGACGTGATCGTCAAGGCGATGACCGAGAAGTTCGGTTACAAGAATGCCATGGAAGTTCCGAAGCTGGAGAAGGTCACGCTCAACATGGGCGTCGGCGAAGCCAGCCAGGACAAGAAGAAGGTCCAGACGGCCGCCGAGGAAATGGCTCTGATCGCTGGTCAGAAGCCGGTCATCACCAAGGCCAAGAAGTCGATCGCGCAGTTCAAGCTGCGTGAAGGCATGCCGATCGGTTGCAAGGTCACCCTGCGCCGTGAACGCATGTACGAATTCATGGATCGTCTCGTCACCGTCGCAATGCCCCGCATCCGCGACTTCCGTGGCCTGAATCCCAAGTCGTTCGACGGCCGTGGCAACTACGCCATGGGCCTGAAGGAACAGATCGTCTTCCCCGAAATCTCGTACGACAAGATCGAGAAAGTTCGGGGCATGGACATCATCGTAACCACCACGGCGAAGACCGACGAAGAAGCGCGCGAGCTGCTCCGTCTGTTCGGTTTCCCGTTCCCGGCCGAAGCGTCGGAAGAGAAGGAAGCGGCGTGA
- the rplX gene encoding 50S ribosomal protein L24 encodes MAAAKIKKGDSVVVLSGKDKGKTGTVAKVMPKDGKVVVEGVNVAARHRKPTQQNPQGGIDRFEAPMHISKVALADPKSGKPTRVRFETSKDGKKVRVAVKSGETIDG; translated from the coding sequence ATGGCCGCCGCAAAGATCAAGAAGGGTGACAGCGTCGTCGTCCTGTCCGGCAAGGACAAGGGCAAGACCGGCACCGTCGCGAAGGTCATGCCGAAGGACGGCAAGGTCGTCGTCGAAGGCGTGAACGTCGCTGCCCGTCACCGCAAGCCGACCCAGCAGAACCCGCAGGGTGGCATCGACCGCTTCGAAGCGCCGATGCACATCTCGAAGGTCGCGCTGGCCGATCCCAAGTCCGGCAAGCCCACCCGCGTCCGCTTCGAAACCTCGAAGGACGGCAAGAAGGTGCGCGTTGCCGTCAAGTCCGGGGAGACCATCGATGGCTGA
- the rplN gene encoding 50S ribosomal protein L14, with amino-acid sequence MIQMQSNLDVADNSGAKRVQCIKVLGGSKRRTASVGDVIVVSVKEAQPRTKVKKGDVHRAVIVRTKKDVRRPDGSVIRFDSNAAVLVNKNEEPIGTRIFGPVVRELRGRGFMKIISLAPEVL; translated from the coding sequence ATGATCCAGATGCAATCCAATCTCGACGTCGCGGACAACAGCGGCGCAAAGCGCGTCCAGTGCATCAAGGTACTGGGCGGGTCGAAGCGCCGGACTGCTTCCGTGGGCGACGTGATCGTGGTTTCCGTCAAGGAAGCCCAGCCGCGCACCAAGGTGAAGAAGGGCGATGTCCATCGTGCCGTCATCGTGCGCACGAAGAAGGACGTCCGTCGTCCCGACGGCAGCGTTATCCGCTTCGACAGCAACGCCGCGGTTCTCGTCAACAAGAACGAGGAACCGATCGGTACCCGTATCTTCGGACCCGTCGTGCGCGAACTGCGCGGCCGTGGCTTCATGAAGATCATCTCGCTTGCTCCGGAGGTGCTGTAA
- the rpsQ gene encoding 30S ribosomal protein S17 has protein sequence MPKRILIGTVTSDKTDKTVTVLVERKVKHPLYGKIIRRSKKYHAHDEKNEYQLGDVVRIEETKPISKTKTWQVIDRVTAGGTQAVEADLDVAAAGN, from the coding sequence ATGCCCAAGCGTATCCTGATCGGGACCGTCACCTCCGACAAGACCGACAAGACCGTGACCGTGCTCGTCGAGCGCAAGGTGAAGCACCCGCTCTACGGGAAGATCATCCGTCGCTCGAAGAAGTACCATGCCCACGACGAGAAGAACGAGTACCAGCTCGGCGACGTCGTGCGCATCGAAGAAACCAAGCCGATCTCCAAGACCAAGACCTGGCAGGTGATCGATCGCGTTACCGCAGGTGGCACGCAGGCTGTCGAGGCTGACCTCGACGTCGCAGCCGCAGGTAACTGA
- the rpmC gene encoding 50S ribosomal protein L29, with protein sequence MAKIEDLRQKSDDQLAEELTTLKREQFNLRFQAATNQLEAPARIREVRRSIAKIKTLQTERAASAAAKA encoded by the coding sequence ATGGCCAAGATTGAAGACCTGCGCCAGAAGTCGGACGACCAGCTGGCCGAGGAACTGACCACGCTCAAGCGCGAGCAGTTCAACCTCCGCTTCCAGGCGGCCACGAACCAGCTCGAGGCTCCGGCCCGCATTCGCGAAGTGCGTCGTTCGATCGCCAAGATCAAGACGCTGCAGACCGAGCGCGCCGCCAGCGCCGCAGCCAAGGCTTAA
- the rplP gene encoding 50S ribosomal protein L16: MLQPKKTKYRKAFKGKIHGNAKGGTTLNFGSYGLKAMEPERITARQIEAARRAITRHIKRQGRLWIRVFPDVPVSKKPAEVRQGKGKGSIEYWAARVKPGRILFELDGVAGPLAAEAFERAAMKLPIKTKVVARLGDTSHLGGE, translated from the coding sequence ATGCTGCAACCGAAGAAAACCAAGTACCGCAAGGCGTTCAAGGGCAAGATCCATGGCAACGCCAAGGGCGGCACCACGCTCAACTTCGGGTCGTACGGCCTGAAGGCGATGGAGCCCGAGCGGATCACCGCGCGCCAGATCGAGGCCGCTCGTCGTGCGATCACTCGCCACATCAAGCGTCAGGGACGCCTGTGGATCCGCGTGTTCCCCGACGTGCCGGTGTCGAAGAAGCCTGCCGAAGTCCGTCAGGGTAAGGGCAAGGGCTCGATCGAATATTGGGCAGCTCGCGTGAAGCCGGGCCGCATCCTGTTCGAACTCGACGGCGTTGCCGGCCCGCTGGCCGCTGAAGCGTTCGAGCGCGCAGCGATGAAGCTGCCGATCAAGACCAAGGTCGTTGCCCGCCTGGGCGACACCTCGCACCTGGGAGGCGAATGA
- the rpsC gene encoding 30S ribosomal protein S3 gives MGHKSNPIGLRLQINRTWDSRWYAEGRDYAKLLKEDIEIRKFIVENLTQAAISKVVIERPAKLCRVSIYAARPGVIIGKKGADIEKLRSQLSKMTDSEVKLNIVEIRKPEIDAKLVAQGIADQLVRRVAFRRAMKRAVQSALRLGAEGIKITCGGRLGGAEIARVEWYREGRVPLHTLRANVDYAEAEALTAYGIIGIKCWIFKGEILAHDPTAQDRLMMEAQTSGVRPAR, from the coding sequence ATGGGCCATAAGAGCAATCCGATCGGTCTGCGCCTGCAGATCAACCGCACCTGGGACAGCCGCTGGTACGCCGAAGGGCGCGACTATGCCAAGCTGCTCAAGGAAGACATCGAGATCCGCAAGTTCATCGTCGAGAACCTGACCCAGGCGGCGATTTCGAAGGTGGTGATCGAGCGTCCGGCCAAGCTGTGCCGCGTGTCGATCTACGCTGCCCGCCCCGGTGTCATCATCGGCAAGAAGGGCGCGGACATCGAGAAGCTGCGTTCGCAGCTGTCGAAGATGACCGACAGCGAAGTGAAGCTGAACATCGTCGAGATCCGCAAGCCGGAGATCGATGCCAAGCTCGTCGCCCAGGGCATCGCCGACCAGCTGGTCCGCCGCGTCGCCTTCCGTCGCGCCATGAAGCGCGCCGTGCAGTCGGCTCTCCGCCTCGGTGCGGAAGGCATCAAGATCACTTGCGGCGGCCGTCTCGGCGGTGCGGAAATCGCCCGTGTGGAATGGTATCGCGAAGGTCGCGTTCCGCTGCACACGCTGCGTGCCAACGTCGACTACGCTGAAGCCGAAGCTCTGACCGCTTATGGCATCATCGGCATCAAGTGCTGGATCTTCAAGGGCGAGATCCTCGCCCACGATCCGACCGCACAGGACCGCCTGATGATGGAAGCTCAGACTTCCGGCGTCCGCCCGGCTCGCTGA
- the rplV gene encoding 50S ribosomal protein L22: MSKQKAPRRVADNEALAVGTTIRGSAQKLNLVAALIRGKKAEEAMNILAFSKRAMARDASKVLASAIANAENNHNLDVDALVVAEASVGKSITMKRFHTRGRGKSTRILKPFSRLRIVVREQEEA, encoded by the coding sequence ATGAGCAAGCAGAAAGCACCCCGCCGCGTTGCGGATAACGAGGCGCTGGCCGTCGGTACCACGATCCGTGGTTCGGCGCAGAAGCTCAACCTCGTCGCCGCCCTGATCCGTGGCAAGAAGGCCGAAGAGGCCATGAACATCCTCGCCTTCTCGAAGCGGGCGATGGCGCGTGACGCCAGCAAGGTTCTCGCTTCGGCGATCGCCAATGCGGAAAACAACCACAACCTCGACGTCGATGCACTCGTCGTTGCGGAAGCGTCGGTCGGCAAGTCGATCACCATGAAGCGCTTCCACACGCGCGGCCGTGGCAAGTCCACGCGCATCCTCAAGCCGTTCAGCCGGCTGCGTATCGTGGTTCGCGAGCAGGAAGAGGCGTAA
- the rpsS gene encoding 30S ribosomal protein S19, translating to MARSVWKGPFVELSLLKKAEDAQDNGGRAPIKTWSRRSTILPQFVGLTFNVYNGHKFIPVSVSEEMVGHKLGEFAPTRTFPGHAADKKGKR from the coding sequence ATGGCTCGTTCCGTCTGGAAAGGTCCGTTCGTCGAGCTCAGCCTTCTCAAGAAGGCGGAGGACGCACAGGACAATGGTGGTCGTGCACCGATCAAGACCTGGTCGCGTCGTTCGACGATCCTGCCGCAGTTCGTTGGGCTCACGTTCAACGTCTACAACGGCCACAAGTTCATCCCCGTGTCCGTTTCGGAAGAAATGGTCGGTCACAAGCTCGGCGAGTTCGCTCCTACGCGCACTTTCCCGGGTCACGCTGCCGACAAGAAGGGTAAGCGCTGA